atttcCCATTGTGAATATATGAGAAATcaaaattaaagaaatttTTTAGGAAAGCAAAATATTTACTATTGTTtctataaattttaaacGCCTCAAGAAATTTTTCGTTAGCCCAGATAAGATTTTGCTTAAGTGTAATTATATTACCTACATGTAGTTGATCAGTCATATTTCTGCAATGGAAATGTATATGAGACGAGATATTTGAATGATGTAATTGAAGGAATTCTTTCTTATAATTGAGatttgttatattaaaaaattttttggatgaatataacaatgatttaaaattatttaataaattatcgAAAAGGTCAACCATATTatagttataataattattatgatgatcattattatcatcattattagcaccattatattcataattattagcaccattatattcataattattagcatcattattatcaccatTATTTTGATTACTTTTGTGGGAAACTATTAAATTGTTGGTCAACACATTTGACAAAAATCCGACCgcttcatttttataataatattttgaattgaatgtaataaaaaaatgaacataaCAATTATTGAgaatattttgaaaatgtgtatttatataatctGAATCATGAAATATATGAGCACATATATTTGTACCTATAAGATGTTGAAAGTTTTGTGTAGAAAGTccattaatatttaaacaTTGAAgaaattcatatttatttataaattcaAATGGTAAACatgcatatataaaattgtcatttttttcattatctgttttaataaatgataCTTTTTCATCgtcatatatatcattttttatggaatatattttaataaaaaaacatttcTGTTCAAAATCCaatttatatatccatCCTTTAACTAGCGAATTTTTTCTCACATTTTCtaaaagtttttttttacctGACTGGTCATCTAATATGATTAATCTATTATAGCTAGCTgcattatttattttaaaatttccATTTGACGTTTCATTAACAGATGACTTATATTCttgtaaataattattaatgtTTGTATGAGTATCATTTTGCTTTTCTAgatttgtatatataaaattattattttttttattttgatgaGAATGATTTTGTACAGTTCTTAGGTTAAAAGATGGTTGGTATTtttcattcttttttatattatcaattatatatatatatttaaaatattgaCTATTTGAATTTTCCATAATAGCTCCATaattaatatgaaaattattatttatgaaaggtataaaagaaatatcACAAAATCCTGtatcttcattattttttatttcttcttcaaaaaaatgtttttttttttggagtttattttcatattttatattacttATGTGTAGTTTCATATTATGTTTGTccttataaatattttttaatttttggccaatataatttttttcctttttaatttttatatgtatttttttccctATCCCATTTATAATGTATTTACTATGTAagttctttttttttcttttgtcATACATTTGTGATACACGTTGTAAGGTGAAATTATAATGTGAAGAATTGTTATGTTTACccatataaatattactattatgattattaataagattactattattattactattattattactattattattactattattattattaatattaatattattattaatattattattaatattattaccattattattatccttattgttgatatatttttttgttatttttcttttattctGATTGGTGTCCTTATTAGGCACATTTGTTGAGGCATTATTTTTTAGATATGTTATCATAGTATctcttatatttttagaTGAGACATAATtaacatttataaaatcataataattatttgtaACATTTTCATCGaaattttgtaaaaaatatttacatatattatgaatagatttattatcttctataattttaaaacTATTATCTATTTCGTCAACTAATAAGTTACAataatttgttatataatttttttcttcatataatttataaatatcatcaaaatgatgattctctcttttatttaaatcttttaattttttatttttataaaagaaatcTTCATTGTATTTCTTGAAAAAAGGAATCTCATCTTTTATCTCTTCTAAGAGTTGTTCGTATGCAGATTTTTCGTAGCActtcattttgttttaaaaggataaaaaagaaatatatacatatatacatatatacatatatatatatatatatatatatataattatttaatatgtgTGTAAGATCTTCGATGATGATAAGAATCTACTAGTAATAACAGATGgacatattaaaaaatatatttattcatagacaacaagaaaaaaaaaaaaattcagaaaaataaattacaCATAATGGTAAGAAATATGTGTCAATGATTATCAtacgaaaaaaaataaaaaaattgttatttcacagattaaaaataagttgtaaaaaaaaaagattacttatctatataaaacactaattataaaaaggaacatgttttatatttcttttttatcttcttctattatatattaatatattaaaaagttaacacataaaaaaaaaagatgtaacattaataaaagataaattaaaaaaaaaaaaaaaaaaattaaaacatatactgattatatttaaaaaaatgtggaaggatttaaaatattatggaaagtaaaaagaaatatatggatatgtataatataaaatatttataaataaaatataaatattacatatatatatatatatataattatataaattacatatttgtgttgattatatatttcttttatgtttaacgttataaaaatttaattttaaaaaataagtattattttataatgaaacaaaaaaaaaaaaaaagaaaaataataattcaacaaatattatatatatatatattatatatacatatgtaaattatatatatgaattttatatttatatataatatgtcATATACATGTAGATTAATAGAATATTATAGTTGGTTGAGAAcgtttctttttttttttcaaggaaaaaataagagcctttataaattattgatatttaagtattttcaaaattatatattttgtttataagTATACAGAAAAGTTTTTgggggaaaaaaaaaaaaaaataataaatgaaggaataaaaaaaaaagattaaagaattaagatatatatatatatattatatatatatataatatatatattaataaaagaaaaaacagaggaaaaaaaagtatatttaaaaaatatattatatatattattatgttttaaatatttatttatatattatattataaatttttttttttatttttatttctgTTATAAGAAACATTTcttcttatatttttttttcattgtGGAATATATGGGAAtgttttaaattataaatattatttaagaatatgctttttctatttatgaaaaagagaaataattataaaacataaaaaaataatatatacatatatttaatattatatattttttacatattatatagggtttgtttgtttatatattttcttcatttttaaaatatgtattaattttttcatataaattattataaattgtgaccttataaatattttttatttatcaaTCGGCAaacacataaatataaatatatatataaatatatgtttatatttatttatttttattattttctttgtTGTATAGCTTTGTGTGTTTGAGAAAAGTATCTTTATGTTTAaaagtataataatatttacacacgcatatgttatatatatatatatatatatatatatatataatatttatttagcttttgttgtttttatatttttatattttaatattttacaatttattggtaaattaaaaaaataatgagaagtaaatataatattctaatttacaagaaaaaaaagaagcACCTAAGATTGGATGTATTGCtcttttttgtttatcttatatttttgaatttaattttacaaaataagAAATTTGAAGCCCAACGAAAAgattatgaatatattgaaattttgaaaaataaaaatgtgaATGAGGAAACATTTGTTCATGTAAAAAGATTTGAACCCACTTCTTCTGATTTGGGTAGTATAGGAAAAGAGGACGTTttagaagaaaataattataatgttaaaagtattaataatattgaacgtagaaatgataatatgaatgtAGTTAATAATGAAGGggtatataataaatatataaaagagAATGAAGAGATTATTGgtgataatgaaaaaaaagaaaaaagggaaaaaacTTTTGAGAATAATGATTTTAAGAATGAGAAATCATTTAAACCTATAATAGtaggaaaatataatttaatatacatattttatagtatagaatttatatgtttattgttgtttatatttttacattttttactttttcttttatcacaatggaatataaaaataaatttgtttatatcatataaatcattatataGTAAGAATAAGGAAaagtatttatataatttaaagaATTTCTGTACACACGTGTATATTGAACCGtgtattataaaaagtGAAGAAGGCATTGgtatatatgataaaaatagaTATAATATGGATTGTAACTTTTATAAACCTAAATCCGAATTAatagaattaaaaaaggttgataatgatatatatttcttttataaacagaagaaatatatttttaattataagacatttatatttgaatCACTTAAACATTTTGATACTTTCAACTTGtctttttatatgaattgGAAAGGATTATTAGATTATCCTAAAGGGGaggatataaataaaatggatatgtataataatagaatGATGAGGGATATAAACGAAAGCGTGacatgtaataatatagagagtgtaataaagaaattagatattttatatatatcacatAGTGATAAGAAAGGGAATTTAAATATAGATGAGAAGGTAGATGATGTAAATTTTAATCGTAATGATTTTATTGCCAAAGAGAAGAatgtacataatatatatgatatgaataaaaaatatatgataaatataaaatatcgaggtaaaacaaataaaggaaataataattttatagatatattaaagaatGATAATATGTGTGAAAAGGATATTAAGAAGAATGATATATTTGGAGATTATGATAAGGATGTAATGGATGATGGGGATGATTTACATGACAATAATGTAGATAGAAATGTTATTTATAGGAATAAAGAAAGATTAGATAAAATgagtaataaaaaaaaagtacaTACCATAGAAAATAGTATAGATAATGATGTTAGAAGGAATGATCATGTTAATAAcaattcatataatttttattataagaaGAGTTCTTTTGAAATAccatatgatatatttgtaCATAATAATGTTGAAAAGTATGgtgaaaatatatatgatatacCTTGTCCCTGttttaaagaattattatacGAATCTATGTTGTCTcccttttttatatttcaattttttaGTATAGTATTATGGATGTTAGATAGTTATTGGTACTTTGGTATTTTctctatatttattttaataattttggAATCTCAGCTAATTAACAAACGTATACGAGAATTTAATATGATAAATGGAATGAAGGTGGATCCTCAGGATGTGTATGTGTATCGTAATTTACGATGGAATGTTATGAAATCAAATAAGTTATTACCTggtgatatatatatattaacaaatGATATGACTGCGAcagataataatatatgtacatgCGAAACGTTATTAATTGATGGAACCTGTATAACAGATGAATCTATATTGACAGGAGAATCTGTTCCTTTAATAAAGTCATGTATAGATAAAAgtgtaataaataaacacaacaacaataataataatagttataataataatagttataataataatagttataataataataatagttataataataatggttataataataatggttataataataatggttataataataatggttgtaataataatagttataataataatgcttataataataatagttatagtaataatagttatagtaataatagttATAGTAATACATTTATTGGAGATGATAATGTCGAAAGgttaaattataaaaattgtgaaaataataaaaatgaatttataaaaaaaaaagaatgtGATTATGAGAGAAGTAATTTTTgtaattctttatttagTAATAGACttgatataaaaaataaacataagAAACATATCGTATATGCAggaacaaatatattaatgactaaaaatgaaaataataaatttaatgGTAAGAAGTTACCAGTGAATGGTTGTTTAGGTATAGTTTTAAGAAGTGGATTTTCTACATATCAAGGTAAATTAGTACGTActataataaatacatcTGAGAAAGTAAATTCATCAAGTATTGATTCTATAATTTTCCttatgatattattattattttctatatgtTCAAGTGGATATGTTGTATATAGTGtattaaaaacaaatgaagaaagaaacttatataaattattattatccgTATCACATATTATAACAGCTGTTATACCTCCAGAATTTCCCATAACTCTTTCGCTAGCAGTAACTATATctattgtatatttatacaatatGAAGATTTATTGTACTGAGCCTTTTAGATTACCTTTTTCGGGAAAGACCAATATATGTGCTTTTGACAAAACAGGAACATTAACAGAAGATAATATGATAGTCTTAGGTTTATTTGGATTAGATGGTAATTTAAAACgaataaatgaaattaatgaatccataataaataaacagaaaataccttttttttctttatctgTAATAGCTGGTTGTCATTCTATATGTACATTAAATAACAAATTATTAGGTGATCctttagaaaaaaattcttttctaaaattaaaatgtgTGATGAAAAGTTTGAACcatacatatgtatatacaaataataataataaaattaacaataataataatattaacaataataataataatattgtggataaaaaatttgaaaaaaagaatgagaaaaaaataaaaaatcaaTCCTTAGAAAATTTCCAAATCGTCAAAAGATTCTTTTTTTCGTCAGAGTTACAAAGAATGACATGCATTATATTGCATGAGGGTTCTCAACACGATTGGTATGGGGACGAATACGAAACGGATACTTGTGATTCGGACgaacaaaatgaagaagagtataaaaatacaaaacAGCATGTATTACATAATAATGGACATGAGATCTATAAGTCTACTCCTTATAAAGAAAGTGCTGAGATGTtaagaaaattaaaaagaaaaaataataatgaatatgatACTCAAAGTGATGATGATGCTGATCAGAATTATGATCTACCtaataatgatatacaTCATAACGATATTTGTTATAAGCAGACGGAGAAgcaaaagaaaaagaaaaagaaaattaaaaatattctttttgttaaaaaaaagaaagaaacTAACGATAAAGTTGTAAAACAATATTTAGTTGTAAGCAAAGGTTCTCCTGAAATAATGAAAAggtttttaaaaaaagtacCAGAACATTATGATGAGGTATTAAATAGTTTATCCATAAAAGGATATCGTGTTTTATGTTTAGCTGTAAATGTTTtggataataatatgtataaagaaaatatttcaaGGGAAGAGGTTGAAAaagatttatatttttgcGGTTTCTTAACATTTATATGTCCCATAAAAGTTACTACACctaattatatattacatataaaaaatgcgggaattaagaatataatgataacaGGAGATAATGCTTTGACAGCTTGTCAGGTTTCTCAAGatgttaatattatacCTAATGTAACATGTAAAGAAATTTTAATTCTTAAATTGAATGAGGTAATATCATATGACATCttagaagaaaaaagaacaaaCGTGATACATATGATGACGattcataataatcataGATGTGATACGCATGAGAGTGAGGATGTgtgtaaaaataatatgaattcTGTTGTAAAGGATTTAAGATATGATAATGGAATTTTAAAGAATGAAGACATTAAAGATTGCATTGAATTTTTAAcatgtttaaaaaataaagaaacGAGTGTTATATTAAAGAACCATGTAGAGAATCTCATAAGAATAATAGAAgttaattataataagtgtagtaatatattatattttatgaatagagaaaacaagaaaatattaccatttattcataatatagACTATATTAAGGTATGTAGTGAAATATTTTCGTTGTGTATAACAGGAGATATAATTGATTATTTCTTGGAAgtgtataaaaataatttacatatatttaatgagCTTATAAGAGGTGtgcatatattttgtaGGATGTCTCcgaaaaataaagaaataataattaaaacGTTAAATAAGATTGGttatattactattatgTGTGGTGATGGGACAAACGACATGGCTGCTTTGAAGGCAGCGCATGTAGGTGTATCTTTATtaagtataaaaataagttataaaaatagaGATGGGAACAAAAGAAGTGTGTTAAATGATGATAGAAAGAGTTTgttgaataataataataataatatgtatggTGATGGACGTGTAAAAAGTgtatatgataatttaaGAGCTTCTTATTCAGAAGcaagaaatataataaataataatagtaataatttaGGAGGTATAAATTTTAGACGGTCCTATGAACAGatgaaattatataatgagaaaaagaaagaatTAGATAAGATGTTACAATCATTGGATGATTCTTTACCATTAATAAAGTTAGGTGAAGCAAGTATAGCATCTCcatttacatataaagggaatgatataaaatgtGTAAAAGAGATAATATCATGTGGTAGATGTGCGTTATCTAAAGTAATTATGATGTATAaattaatgataataaattcTTTAATTACAGCATTTTCTGTATCCATATTAACGTTAGATGGTGTTAAATTAAGTGATGCTCAAACAActattatatcattattatatacatgttTAATTGTTTTAATATCAAAGACTTCTCCTTTAAAAAACATTACGAATTATTCTCCTCCgaattcattatttaattttagtgttatcatatcattattatcgcaaattataattcatttctctatattaatttatgGTTGGAAATTAGCTTGTGCATATCGAgaaattaattatataccAGATATCAAAGGAGATTTTATACCAAATTTAGTAAATACATGTAtctattatttaatttattgtATTAATTTATCCATTTTTTCTTGTAATTATGAAGGTCTACCATTCATGGTACctattcataaaaataaagaaattgtttatatttttgcagtcaattttttttttctctttgTTTTAGTTATGGATATATTCCCTTTCCTAAATTACTTTT
The window above is part of the Plasmodium reichenowi strain SY57 chromosome 7, whole genome shotgun sequence genome. Proteins encoded here:
- a CDS encoding hypothetical protein (conserved Plasmodium protein, unknown function), translated to MKCYEKSAYEQLLEEIKDEIPFFKKYNEDFFYKNKKLKDLNKRENHHFDDIYKLYEEKNYITNYCNLLVDEIDNSFKIIEDNKSIHNICKYFLQNFDENVTNNYYDFINVNYVSSKNIRDTMITYLKNNASTNVPNKDTNQNKRKITKKYINNKDNNNGNNINNNINNNININNNNSNNNSNNNSNNNSNLINNHNSNIYMGKHNNSSHYNFTLQRVSQMYDKRKKKNLHSKYIINGIGKKIHIKIKKEKNYIGQKLKNIYKDKHNMKLHISNIKYENKLQKKKHFFEEEIKNNEDTGFCDISFIPFINNNFHINYGAIMENSNSQYFKYIYIIDNIKKNEKYQPSFNLRTVQNHSHQNKKNNNFIYTNLEKQNDTHTNINNYLQEYKSSVNETSNGNFKINNAASYNRLIILDDQSGKKKLLENVRKNSLVKGWIYKLDFEQKCFFIKIYSIKNDIYDDEKVSFIKTDNEKNDNFIYACLPFEFINKYEFLQCLNINGLSTQNFQHLIGTNICAHIFHDSDYINTHFQNILNNCYVHFFITFNSKYYYKNEAVGFLSNVLTNNLIVSHKSNQNNGDNNDANNYEYNGANNYEYNGANNDDNNDHHNNYYNYNMVDLFDNLLNNFKSLLYSSKKFFNITNLNYKKEFLQLHHSNISSHIHFHCRNMTDQLHVGNIITLKQNLIWANEKFLEAFKIYRNNSKYFAFLKNFFNFDFSYIHNGKYVYVYEQNNFVIEYDKSNNNMLNDIKKCQNEKNDTHRTHNDNTTHNEYYNYSKGTYSSTTKKERVDEKYSSSNTDTSINPKKKKKKKIDKNYINYYQKLNHKEKYIFKNVIFLNPNLYKSKWIYDFLNCIKLTINLNDQHVLANFLLSLVLLELSCYSESFLFLYRIFKIKKAFLESYKLKKIIFSVFIKQLKKYVKGNILWNVIINFQKYDLFNMTEQNSEEYCTNIFKRNVNIINTFENM
- a CDS encoding cation transporting ATPase, putative, translating into MRSKYNILIYKKKKKHLRLDVLLFFVYLIFLNLILQNKKFEAQRKDYEYIEILKNKNVNEETFVHVKRFEPTSSDLGSIGKEDVLEENNYNVKSINNIERRNDNMNVVNNEGVYNKYIKENEEIIGDNEKKEKREKTFENNDFKNEKSFKPIIVGKYNLIYIFYSIEFICLLLFIFLHFLLFLLSQWNIKINLFISYKSLYSKNKEKYLYNLKNFCTHVYIEPCIIKSEEGIGIYDKNRYNMDCNFYKPKSELIELKKVDNDIYFFYKQKKYIFNYKTFIFESLKHFDTFNLSFYMNWKGLLDYPKGEDINKMDMYNNRMMRDINESVTCNNIESVIKKLDILYISHSDKKGNLNIDEKVDDVNFNRNDFIAKEKNVHNIYDMNKKYMINIKYRGKTNKGNNNFIDILKNDNMCEKDIKKNDIFGDYDKDVMDDGDDLHDNNVDRNVIYRNKERLDKMSNKKKVHTIENSIDNDVRRNDHVNNNSYNFYYKKSSFEIPYDIFVHNNVEKYGENIYDIPCPCFKELLYESMLSPFFIFQFFSIVLWMLDSYWYFGIFSIFILIILESQLINKRIREFNMINGMKVDPQDVYVYRNLRWNVMKSNKLLPGDIYILTNDMTATDNNICTCETLLIDGTCITDESILTGESVPLIKSCIDKSVINKHNNNNNNSYNNNSYNNNSYNNNNSYNNNGYNNNGYNNNGYNNNGCNNNSYNNNAYNNNSYSNNSYSNNSYSNTFIGDDNVERLNYKNCENNKNEFIKKKECDYERSNFCNSLFSNRLDIKNKHKKHIVYAGTNILMTKNENNKFNGKKLPVNGCLGIVLRSGFSTYQGKLVRTIINTSEKVNSSSIDSIIFLMILLLFSICSSGYVVYSVLKTNEERNLYKLLLSVSHIITAVIPPEFPITLSLAVTISIVYLYNMKIYCTEPFRLPFSGKTNICAFDKTGTLTEDNMIVLGLFGLDGNLKRINEINESIINKQKIPFFSLSVIAGCHSICTLNNKLLGDPLEKNSFLKLKCVMKSLNHTYVYTNNNNKINNNNNINNNNNNIVDKKFEKKNEKKIKNQSLENFQIVKRFFFSSELQRMTCIILHEGSQHDWYGDEYETDTCDSDEQNEEEYKNTKQHVLHNNGHEIYKSTPYKESAEMLRKLKRKNNNEYDTQSDDDADQNYDLPNNDIHHNDICYKQTEKQKKKKKKIKNILFVKKKKETNDKVVKQYLVVSKGSPEIMKRFLKKVPEHYDEVLNSLSIKGYRVLCLAVNVLDNNMYKENISREEVEKDLYFCGFLTFICPIKVTTPNYILHIKNAGIKNIMITGDNALTACQVSQDVNIIPNVTCKEILILKLNEVISYDILEEKRTNVIHMMTIHNNHRCDTHESEDVCKNNMNSVVKDLRYDNGILKNEDIKDCIEFLTCLKNKETSVILKNHVENLIRIIEVNYNKCSNILYFMNRENKKILPFIHNIDYIKVCSEIFSLCITGDIIDYFLEVYKNNLHIFNELIRGVHIFCRMSPKNKEIIIKTLNKIGYITIMCGDGTNDMAALKAAHVGVSLLSIKISYKNRDGNKRSVLNDDRKSLLNNNNNNMYGDGRVKSVYDNLRASYSEARNIINNNSNNLGGINFRRSYEQMKLYNEKKKELDKMLQSLDDSLPLIKLGEASIASPFTYKGNDIKCVKEIISCGRCALSKVIMMYKLMIINSLITAFSVSILTLDGVKLSDAQTTIISLLYTCLIVLISKTSPLKNITNYSPPNSLFNFSVIISLLSQIIIHFSILIYGWKLACAYREINYIPDIKGDFIPNLVNTCIYYLIYCINLSIFSCNYEGLPFMVPIHKNKEIVYIFAVNFFFLFVLVMDIFPFLNYFFSLVSFPNIRFKFFFFFLMLVDIFLPYLVTNLFKSLRFYIFHKYQINI